One stretch of Hyphomicrobiales bacterium DNA includes these proteins:
- the coaD gene encoding pantetheine-phosphate adenylyltransferase: MRLTGLYPGTFDPVTNGHLDVIARACAIVDRLVIAIGVHHGKEPLFSADERIEMLQRETAGIAENSGAVIDVVTFDGLVVDMAREEDATLLFRGLRNGTDFDYEIQMAGMNGAMAPEVQTVFLPASAEVRHIAASLVRQIASMGGDVDAFVPPLVAERLREHYGS; the protein is encoded by the coding sequence ATGCGCTTGACCGGTCTATATCCGGGCACCTTCGATCCGGTGACCAACGGGCATCTCGACGTCATCGCGCGCGCCTGCGCCATCGTCGATCGGCTGGTCATTGCCATCGGCGTGCATCACGGCAAGGAGCCGCTTTTTTCTGCCGACGAGCGCATCGAGATGCTGCAGCGGGAGACCGCCGGGATTGCCGAAAACAGCGGCGCCGTGATCGACGTCGTCACCTTCGACGGGCTGGTCGTCGACATGGCCCGCGAGGAGGATGCGACCTTGCTGTTTCGCGGCCTGCGCAACGGAACCGACTTCGACTATGAGATACAGATGGCCGGGATGAATGGCGCCATGGCGCCGGAAGTCCAGACCGTGTTCCTGCCGGCTTCCGCCGAGGTGCGTCATATCGCGGCCTCTTTGGTGCGGCAGATCGCTTCCATGGGCGGAGATGTCGATGCATTCGTGCCGCCGCTGGTCGCCGAGCGGCTGCGCGAGCACTATGGTAGCTGA
- the queA gene encoding tRNA preQ1(34) S-adenosylmethionine ribosyltransferase-isomerase QueA: protein MRVDDFDFELPEERIALRPVEPRDRARLLVVRPGATPEFEDRMFSDLPDLLDPADILVCNDTSVIHARLTGWRTREAARAAIEVTLHRRGDAATWRAFAKPARRLKVGDRVSFGADEGACLAGALDGTIAAKGTGGEVTIAFDFAGPVLDEAIAAAGVMPLPPYIASRRAPDERDETDYQTVFAREEGAVAAPTAALHFTEALLERLSGRGVKTVFVTLHVGAGTFLPVKAEDTADHRMQAEWGTIGAEAAQEINRARAAGGRVVAAGTTSLRLIEAAARPDGEVTAFAGETDLFITPGYRFNSVDRLITNFHLPRSTLFMLVSAFSGLDRMRRAYAHAIAEGYRFYSYGDACLLHPEAAR from the coding sequence GTGCGTGTCGATGACTTCGATTTCGAGCTGCCGGAAGAGCGGATCGCCCTGCGCCCGGTCGAGCCGCGCGATAGGGCGCGGCTATTGGTGGTGCGGCCGGGCGCAACGCCGGAATTCGAGGACCGGATGTTTTCCGACCTGCCGGACCTGCTCGATCCCGCCGACATCCTGGTGTGCAACGATACCAGTGTGATCCACGCCCGGCTGACGGGCTGGCGAACGCGGGAGGCGGCGCGCGCCGCAATCGAGGTGACGCTGCACAGGCGCGGCGACGCGGCGACCTGGCGCGCCTTCGCCAAGCCAGCGCGGCGACTCAAGGTCGGCGACCGGGTGTCATTCGGCGCCGACGAGGGGGCGTGCCTCGCAGGCGCCCTCGACGGGACGATCGCCGCCAAGGGAACCGGCGGCGAGGTCACCATCGCCTTCGATTTTGCAGGCCCGGTGCTCGACGAGGCGATCGCGGCGGCGGGCGTCATGCCGCTGCCGCCCTATATCGCCTCGCGCCGCGCGCCCGACGAACGGGACGAGACTGACTATCAGACCGTCTTTGCCCGCGAGGAGGGAGCGGTTGCCGCGCCAACGGCGGCGCTGCATTTCACCGAGGCGCTGCTCGAGCGGCTATCGGGGCGCGGTGTCAAGACGGTCTTCGTGACCCTGCATGTCGGCGCCGGGACGTTTCTGCCGGTCAAGGCGGAGGATACCGCCGACCACCGCATGCAGGCTGAGTGGGGCACGATCGGCGCAGAGGCGGCACAGGAGATCAACCGCGCCCGGGCGGCCGGCGGCAGGGTCGTCGCCGCTGGAACGACGTCGCTGCGGCTGATCGAGGCGGCGGCGCGGCCGGACGGCGAGGTGACCGCCTTTGCCGGCGAGACCGACCTCTTCATCACGCCGGGCTACCGTTTCAATTCCGTCGACCGGCTGATCACCAATTTCCACCTGCCGCGCTCGACCCTGTTCATGCTGGTATCCGCCTTTTCCGGACTTGACCGCATGCGCCGCGCCTATGCCCACGCGATTGCCGAGGGCTACCGCTTCTATTCATATGGCGATGCCTGCCTGCTGCACCCCGAGGCGGCGCGATGA
- a CDS encoding peptidylprolyl isomerase — protein MAQQDPENTLIMETSQGQVVIALRPDLAPTHVSRIKELARESFYDGVVFHRVIDGFMAQTGDPTATGTGGSGQRLTAEFSEESHVRGTCAMARAQDPDSADSQFFICFGDAPWLDGQYTVWGQVVEGMDSVDKIKRGEPVSDPDRIVSLRVAADVA, from the coding sequence ATGGCCCAGCAGGACCCGGAGAATACATTGATCATGGAAACGTCGCAGGGCCAGGTGGTCATCGCGCTCAGGCCCGATCTGGCGCCGACCCATGTCTCGCGCATCAAGGAGCTGGCGCGGGAAAGCTTCTATGATGGCGTCGTCTTCCACCGGGTGATCGACGGCTTCATGGCGCAGACGGGCGATCCGACCGCGACCGGAACCGGCGGCTCGGGCCAGAGACTGACGGCCGAATTCAGCGAGGAGTCGCATGTGCGCGGCACCTGCGCCATGGCCCGCGCCCAGGATCCCGACAGCGCCGACAGTCAGTTTTTCATCTGCTTTGGCGACGCCCCCTGGCTCGACGGCCAATACACGGTGTGGGGTCAGGTCGTCGAGGGGATGGACAGCGTCGACAAGATCAAGCGCGGCGAGCCGGTCAGCGACCCGGACAGGATCGTCAGCTTGCGCGTCGCCGCCGACGTCGCCTAA